Proteins from a genomic interval of Oreochromis aureus strain Israel breed Guangdong linkage group 6, ZZ_aureus, whole genome shotgun sequence:
- the hemgn gene encoding formin-like protein 1 isoform X1 — protein sequence MVNQIIRLGVGIENCQKLFCRLFLRLPAFNELNSFIAGLRMEDTSQQEKQELEYKNPNEEEGGIRRRLRDRDLLRKRKAEAEEKETNQWVFGVESQRKRSRAEDKSGAKKRGRPRKTEPTPQLSAVQEEVEGLKETPAVVVVPEPAVVIQDQITSSLPPLFGLESQPASVFAAPAPAAVFESVQNSAPAPTLAFAAPVPVQDSAPAPDAVLVPAQSLDSVPAVTPAPPSAPPQVETLYTESQSKEAPGQVLIEDLGPDEEEDVSPSHGNKRANEDLSETLSINVPEQNNVYSVPTVSAQPMAQEYFPGN from the exons ATGGTTAACCAGATAATTCGTCTAGGGGTGGGAATAGAAAACTGTCAGAAGTTATTCTGTCGTCTTTTTTTGCGCTTGCCCGCCTTCAATGAGTTGAATTCATTCATAGCAGGACTCAGAATGGAGGACACGTCGCAACAAGAGAAACAAGAGTTGGAATATAAAAATCCAAATGAAGAGGAag GTGGGATCCGTCGCCGATTGCGAGACAGGGACCTTCTCAGGAAGAGAAAGGCCGAAGCAGAAGAGAAGGAAACTAACCAGTGGGTTTTTGG GGTGGAGAGCCAACGGAAAAGATCAAGAGCTGAGGACAAGAGCGGTGCAAAGAAGAGAGGGAGGCCCAGGAAGACTGAACCCACACCGCAGCTGTCTGCTGTTCAGGAAGAAGTCGAAGGACTTAAGGAAACTCCTGCAGTAGTGGTGGTACCCGAACCCGCTGTGGTCATTCAGGACCAAATAACCAGCTCTCTGCCTCCGCTGTTTGGGCTGGAATCACAACCAGCTTCAGTCTTTGCTGCTCCTGCTCCTGCAGCAGTGTTCGAGTCTGTGCAGAattcagctcctgctccaaCTCTGGCTTTTGCTGCTCCAGTTCCCGTCCaagattcagctcctgctccagATGCTGTCTTAGTCCCAGCTCAGTCCCTAGACTCTGTTCCAGCTGTAACTCCTGCTCCTCCCTCAGCTCCTCCCCAAGTGGAGACCCTCTATACAGAGTCACAAAGCAAGGAGGCCCCAGGCCAGGTCCTGATTGAGGACTTAGGCccagatgaggaggaggacgtCTCTCCATCGCATGGCAACAAACGCGCTAATGAAG atttgagTGAAACACTTTCGATCAACGTGCCTGAACAAAATAACGTGTACTCAGTTCCAACTGTCTCTGCTCAGCCTATGGCTCAGGAATATTTTCCAGGAAATTaa
- the trmo gene encoding tRNA (adenine(37)-N6)-methyltransferase: protein MSPLCECCSDHMNKLNQQVSVMRKEIKNLRQTLDSAIRAHRKQLLAVQAAVSKIGLTEEVKAPAPSPPSPSPAALERGNIQTVPIGYISSCFSVKNGTPRQPTICGPSRAELQIQPSVFNNPEHALVGLEQYSHVWIIFLFHKNGHLRYKAKVRPPRLNGQRVGVYSTRSPHRPNALGLTLAKLDKIQGDTLHLSDIDMIAGTPVLDIKPYIPEYDSPDTRRSYEEDSEPCNSNTDQMNEDKRNLTNLPEGSDIDVQLNTEDRGAANDYVENLLPEEKTNTNATGSSHISAQFSLSKDLSNVLEEVKAFVNQDVFLSSESKNRGSDSPKTKPPLLEVDHPCYGEEAYTTIAGWIREPPVASLDVRFSLHAERELAEFIPAHLSGLSESHRPRFKFLRSTEEAVAAIRGVLSADPRSVYRRTRCKDKLFFFTLDTADITCWFGQGFAEVLQVKPVEPHIASV from the exons ATGAGTCCGCTGTGTGAGTGCTGCTCCGACCACATGAATAAACTGAACCAGCAGGTTTCTGTGATGCGAAAAGAAATCAAGAACCTGAG GCAGACGCTAGACAGTGCAATTAGAGCTCATCGCAAACAGCTGCTGGCTGTTCAGGCTGCTGTGTCGAAGATTGGACTCACCGAAGAAGTTAAAGCTCCAGCACCTTCACCACCGTCACCGTCACCGGCAGCACTAGAGCGAG GGAACATCCAAACAGTCCCAATCGGTTACATTAGTTCctgtttttctgtgaagaatggGACTCCCCGGCAGCCCACTATTTGTGGCCCTTCAAGGGCAGAACTTCAAATCCAGCCGAGTGTCTTCAACAACCCGGAGCACGCTCTGGTGGGCCTGGAGCAATACTCCCATGTCTG GATCATTTTTCTCTTCCATAAAAACGGGCACCTGAGGTACAAAGCTAAAGTGAGGCCGCCCAGGCTGAACGGGCAGAGAGTCGGTGTGTACTCGACACGCAGTCCTCATCGCCCGAATGCATTGGGCCTAACGCTGGCAAAGCTCGACAAAATACAAG gTGATACTCTACACCTGTCAGACATTGATATGATTGCGGGCACCCCAGTCCTGGACATCAAACCCTATATCCCAGAGTATGACTCCCCCGACACCCGGAGGAGCTATGAGGAGGACTCAGAGCCCTGTAATTCAAACACTGACCAAATGAATGAGGACAAGAGAAACCTCACTAACCTCCCTGAAGGATCAGACATAGATGTGCAGTTAAACACAGAAGATCGAGGAGCAGCTAATGATTATGTGGAGAATCTCCTCCCAGAAGAAAAAACGAATACTAACGCAACAGGTTCATCTCATATCAGTGCTCAGTTTTCTCTGTCCAAAGACCTCAGTAATGTGCTGGAGGAGGTCAAGGCTTTTGTGAACCAAGACGTTTTCTTAAGTTCTGAGAGTAAGAACCGAGGTTCAGACTCTCCTAAAACTAAACCACCTTTGTTGGAAGTCGACCATCCCTGCTACGGAGAGGAAGCCTACACTACCATCGCAGGCTGGATCAGAGAGCCTCCTGTCGCAAGTCTGGATGTGCGATTCAGCCTTCACGCTGAGAGGGAGCTGGCAGAATTCATCCCTGCACATCTGTCAG GACTGTCTGAAAGCCACAGACCCAGGTTTAAGTTTCTGCGCAGTACAGAGGAGGCAGTCGCTGCCATCAGAGGGGTCCTGTCAGCAGACCCCCGATCCGTCTACAGGAGGACTCGCTGCAAGGACAAACTCTTTTTCTTCACCCTTGACACGGCTGACATCACCTGCTGGTTCGGACAAGGCTTTGCAGAGGTGCTGCAGGTAAAACCTGTAGAGCCGCACATTGCTTCAGTATGA
- the hemgn gene encoding formin-like protein 1 isoform X2: MVNQIIRLGVGIENCQKLFCRLFLRLPAFNELNSFIAGLRMEDTSQQEKQELEYKNPNEEEGGIRRRLRDRDLLRKRKAEAEEKETNQVESQRKRSRAEDKSGAKKRGRPRKTEPTPQLSAVQEEVEGLKETPAVVVVPEPAVVIQDQITSSLPPLFGLESQPASVFAAPAPAAVFESVQNSAPAPTLAFAAPVPVQDSAPAPDAVLVPAQSLDSVPAVTPAPPSAPPQVETLYTESQSKEAPGQVLIEDLGPDEEEDVSPSHGNKRANEDLSETLSINVPEQNNVYSVPTVSAQPMAQEYFPGN, encoded by the exons ATGGTTAACCAGATAATTCGTCTAGGGGTGGGAATAGAAAACTGTCAGAAGTTATTCTGTCGTCTTTTTTTGCGCTTGCCCGCCTTCAATGAGTTGAATTCATTCATAGCAGGACTCAGAATGGAGGACACGTCGCAACAAGAGAAACAAGAGTTGGAATATAAAAATCCAAATGAAGAGGAag GTGGGATCCGTCGCCGATTGCGAGACAGGGACCTTCTCAGGAAGAGAAAGGCCGAAGCAGAAGAGAAGGAAACTAACCA GGTGGAGAGCCAACGGAAAAGATCAAGAGCTGAGGACAAGAGCGGTGCAAAGAAGAGAGGGAGGCCCAGGAAGACTGAACCCACACCGCAGCTGTCTGCTGTTCAGGAAGAAGTCGAAGGACTTAAGGAAACTCCTGCAGTAGTGGTGGTACCCGAACCCGCTGTGGTCATTCAGGACCAAATAACCAGCTCTCTGCCTCCGCTGTTTGGGCTGGAATCACAACCAGCTTCAGTCTTTGCTGCTCCTGCTCCTGCAGCAGTGTTCGAGTCTGTGCAGAattcagctcctgctccaaCTCTGGCTTTTGCTGCTCCAGTTCCCGTCCaagattcagctcctgctccagATGCTGTCTTAGTCCCAGCTCAGTCCCTAGACTCTGTTCCAGCTGTAACTCCTGCTCCTCCCTCAGCTCCTCCCCAAGTGGAGACCCTCTATACAGAGTCACAAAGCAAGGAGGCCCCAGGCCAGGTCCTGATTGAGGACTTAGGCccagatgaggaggaggacgtCTCTCCATCGCATGGCAACAAACGCGCTAATGAAG atttgagTGAAACACTTTCGATCAACGTGCCTGAACAAAATAACGTGTACTCAGTTCCAACTGTCTCTGCTCAGCCTATGGCTCAGGAATATTTTCCAGGAAATTaa